From the genome of Silurus meridionalis isolate SWU-2019-XX chromosome 20, ASM1480568v1, whole genome shotgun sequence, one region includes:
- the LOC124403384 gene encoding leucine-rich repeat-containing protein 30-like, translated as MFLLRQNIAQQQSHRDVAPRIRTTWPTKTSTSDNVKWQKRYKGSREENLSSADRLRKHATVHFGFITLSLSMRGLEKAPADLWELHELGKLNLSLNYLYSLPSTLGNLKNLVLLNIWGNELESLPPEIGLLQNLKVLFAYCNHLTEVPEELGYCTKLEVLSLANNKLTGLPGSLVSMHKLTKLNLSHNCISHIPTCIYAMKGLVFLHMAYNVLKNIANQIQELANLRILIVEGNNIHTLPQTLCHLTDLELLNVDFNDLQSIPVELYMLKNLKRLACHPLDKGLHIVNNPLLKPLQEVLQGGLNALYGYLKCV; from the coding sequence ATGTTTCTTCTTAGGCAAAATATAGCTCAGCAGCAATCTCATCGAGATGTTGCTCCAAGGATCCGAACAACATGGCCCACTAAAACCAGCACATCTGATAATGTTAAATGGCAAAAAAGATACAAAGGCAGCCGTGAAGAAAACCTGTCCTCAGCAGATCGCCTCCGCAAACATGCCACTGTGCACTTTGGCTTCATCACCCTCAGTCTGTCTATGAGGGGGCTGGAAAAAGCTCCAGCTGATCTGTGGGAGCTTCATGAGCTGGGCAAGCTCAACTTGTCGCTAAACTATTTATACTCTCTACCCTCCACCCTGGGAAATCTAAAGAACCTTGTGTTGCTTAACATATGGGGGAATGAATTGGAGAGTCTTCCACCTGAAATTGGGCTCCTCCAGAACTTAAAGGTACTGTTTGCATATTGCAACCATCTAACTGAGGTGCCTGAAGAGCTCGGTTATTGTACCAAACTTGAGGTTCTTAGCCTTGCCAATAACAAGCTGACAGGGCTCCCTGGCAGCCTGGTCTCAATGCACAAGCTGACCAAGCTAAACCTGAGCCACAACTGTATATCACATATTCCCACTTGCATCTATGCCATGAAGGGGCTTGTGTTCCTGCATATGGCCTACAATGTCCTCAAGAACATTGCCAACCAGATCCAAGAACTAGCCAACCTCAGAATTCTGATCGTTGAAGGAAACAACATTCACACTCTACCCCAGACTTTGTGCCATTTGACTGACCTTGAGCTTCTCAATGTGGATTTCAATGATCTTCAGAGCATTCCAGTAGAATTGTACATGCTTAAAAACCTGAAAAGGTTGGCATGTCATCCACTCGATAAAGGGCTACATATAGTTAATAATCCACTATTGAAACCGCTACAGGAAGTGCTACAGGGAGGACTGAACGCTTTGTATGGCTACCTCAAATGTGTCTGA